The sequence CGCGCGACGATGCGGCATGCCGGCGGGCAGCACCGAGAGCTTCTCGATACTGGTGCGCAGGATCACGTCGCCCACCGAAGAAGCTTGGCCCAGCAACACGTCCATCAGGCCCGACGAGGGCGGCAAACCCAGCGTGTTAAGCACCGAGGGCTTGGACACGTCGGCGTCGACCAGCAGGACCGTGTGGTCGAGCTCCATTGCAATCGACAACGCAAGGTTGATCGCGGAAAAGCTCTTGCCTTCTCCCGGCAGAGACGACGTGATCATCACCAGATTGGCATTGGCCAGAGGAGCCGCTCCGCGTCCCTGGACGTTGCGCAGCAGGGGGCGCTTGATGATCCGGTATTGCTCGGCGATCGGGCTGTTCGGCTGTTCCGGGCTTACCAGCCCCAGCGCCGCGAGGCGCGCCACGTCGATCTCGGTCACTGCGCGAGGCGCGACTGCGGATGGCTCGACCGCGGGCGCAGCAGAGGTGAGCGGCGGTGTTGCCGCTTGGGCGACGGCTTCCGCGACGTCTGGAACGGCTTGCCGCGCGGCAACAACAGGCGCTTGCGCCGCCGGAGCAGGATCGTCCGGCAGGGTCACGCCCGCCTGCTTGAGTTGATCGAGCCGCTCTACGGCCTTTTCGATGAGACTCACGACGACTCCCCTTATCCTGCAAAAGCCCGCAACATGACCGCGACGGTCATCAAGGCGAACATGCCAACCAGACCACTGACGGC is a genomic window of Niveibacterium sp. SC-1 containing:
- a CDS encoding XrtA-associated tyrosine autokinase — its product is MSLIEKAVERLDQLKQAGVTLPDDPAPAAQAPVVAARQAVPDVAEAVAQAATPPLTSAAPAVEPSAVAPRAVTEIDVARLAALGLVSPEQPNSPIAEQYRIIKRPLLRNVQGRGAAPLANANLVMITSSLPGEGKSFSAINLALSIAMELDHTVLLVDADVSKPSVLNTLGLPPSSGLMDVLLGQASSVGDVILRTSIEKLSVLPAGMPHRRATELLASDSMNRLLDEMATRYSDRIIIFDSPPLLVTTEARALATHMGQVVMVVESERTTQAMVRQALSTIEACPVKLMLLNKTDMASNTGHYGVYGYGYGYGYGQTREASHA